One region of Gloeocapsa sp. PCC 73106 genomic DNA includes:
- the psb35 gene encoding photosystem II assembly protein Psb35 has product MQYLLEISNYQSPTLVVLVIVGVVGFIAAVSIGSIAWYNSKRPQGWQNKERPDFVAKIDK; this is encoded by the coding sequence ATGCAATATCTACTCGAAATATCTAATTATCAGTCTCCTACTTTGGTAGTGCTAGTTATTGTAGGAGTAGTCGGTTTTATTGCGGCGGTAAGCATTGGTTCTATAGCTTGGTATAATTCTAAAAGACCTCAAGGTTGGCAAAATAAAGAACGACCTGATTTCGTAGCCAAGATTGACAAATAA
- a CDS encoding CsbD family protein, producing MSLKDKAKATAKNVEGKVQEIKGDITGDPQDKAEGKAKQAEASVRHAAEDVKDEAKKAID from the coding sequence ATGAGTCTAAAAGATAAAGCAAAAGCAACTGCTAAAAATGTCGAAGGGAAAGTTCAGGAAATCAAAGGAGATATTACTGGAGATCCCCAAGACAAGGCAGAAGGAAAAGCTAAACAAGCCGAAGCAAGTGTTCGTCATGCTGCTGAAGATGTTAAAGATGAAGCCAAAAAAGCTATCGACTAA